Proteins encoded within one genomic window of Macaca thibetana thibetana isolate TM-01 chromosome 3, ASM2454274v1, whole genome shotgun sequence:
- the LOC126950144 gene encoding TCR gamma alternate reading frame protein, producing the protein MQMFHPSPLFFFLPLLKQTSIRLEHTFVFLRNFSQMLLRYIGKKRTATRF; encoded by the coding sequence ATGCAGATGTTTCACCCAAGCCcactatttttcttccttccattgcTGAAACAAACCTCCATAAGGCTGGAACATACCTTTGTCTTCTTGAGAAATTTTTCCCAGATGTTATTGAGATACATTGGCAAGAAAAGAACAGCAACAAGGTTCTGA